A single region of the Bacteroides luhongzhouii genome encodes:
- the aspT gene encoding aspartate-alanine antiporter, with protein sequence MEWIINQLRVHPELAIFLTLFAGFWLGRLKIGKFSLGTVTSVLLVGVLVGQLNITVDGPMKAVFFLLFLFAVGYKVGPQFFRGLKKDGLPQVGFAVLMCIVSLVAPWILAKIMGYHVGEAAGLLAGSQTISAVIGVASDTINQLGISDAQKTTFINAIPVAYAVTYIFGTAGSAWILASLGPKMLGGLDKVKADCKELEAQMGTSEADEPGFSPALRPVVFRAYKITNEWFGKGKKVSELETYLCKNDKRLFVERIRQRGVVKDVDPNLILRKNDEVVLSGRREFVIGEEDWIGPEVIDAQLLDFPAETLPVMVTHRTFAGEKVAKIRAQKFMHGVSIRNIKRAGINVPVLSQTIVDSGDILELTGLKHEVEGAAKQMGYIDRPTNQTDMIFVGLGILLGGLFGALAIHLGGVPISLSTSGGALIAGLLFGWLRSKHPTFGGIPEPSLWVLNNVGLNMFIAVVGIAAGPSFIAGFKEVGVSLFIVGALATAIPLLAGLLMARYLFKFHPALSLGCTAGARTTTAALGAIQDAVESDTPALGYTVTYAVGNTLLIIWGVIIVLLM encoded by the coding sequence ATGGAATGGATTATTAATCAACTAAGGGTACACCCTGAACTTGCTATTTTCCTAACGCTCTTTGCCGGATTCTGGCTGGGCAGACTCAAAATAGGGAAATTCTCATTGGGGACAGTCACCAGTGTTCTGCTGGTCGGAGTGTTGGTCGGACAACTGAATATCACTGTGGATGGCCCGATGAAAGCTGTGTTCTTTCTGCTTTTCTTGTTTGCCGTCGGCTACAAAGTAGGTCCGCAATTTTTTCGCGGATTGAAAAAGGATGGGCTGCCACAGGTGGGATTCGCTGTACTGATGTGTATTGTCAGCTTGGTAGCACCGTGGATACTCGCCAAAATCATGGGGTACCATGTAGGGGAAGCTGCCGGACTTTTGGCAGGTTCACAGACCATATCCGCCGTTATCGGTGTGGCAAGCGATACAATCAATCAATTGGGAATCAGCGACGCACAAAAAACAACATTCATCAATGCGATTCCGGTAGCTTACGCTGTAACTTATATCTTCGGTACAGCCGGTTCTGCATGGATTCTGGCTTCTCTCGGCCCCAAAATGTTGGGCGGACTGGATAAGGTGAAAGCTGACTGCAAAGAACTGGAGGCTCAAATGGGAACATCGGAAGCTGATGAACCCGGATTTTCCCCGGCTCTGCGTCCGGTTGTATTCCGTGCTTATAAAATCACCAATGAATGGTTCGGCAAAGGAAAGAAAGTCAGTGAACTCGAAACATATTTATGCAAGAATGATAAACGGCTGTTTGTAGAACGAATTCGTCAAAGAGGAGTAGTGAAAGATGTCGACCCGAACCTGATTCTTCGCAAAAACGATGAAGTGGTACTAAGCGGACGCCGTGAGTTTGTAATCGGAGAAGAAGACTGGATCGGTCCGGAAGTGATCGACGCACAATTATTGGATTTTCCGGCGGAAACTCTTCCCGTAATGGTGACTCACCGGACGTTTGCCGGGGAAAAGGTTGCCAAAATCCGGGCACAGAAGTTCATGCATGGAGTCAGCATCCGTAACATCAAGCGTGCCGGAATCAATGTTCCGGTATTATCCCAAACGATAGTAGATTCGGGAGATATTCTTGAGCTCACCGGCCTTAAACATGAGGTGGAAGGTGCTGCCAAACAAATGGGTTACATTGACCGTCCGACCAATCAGACGGATATGATTTTCGTCGGGCTGGGCATCTTGCTCGGTGGTCTTTTCGGTGCACTGGCTATCCACTTGGGAGGTGTTCCTATCAGCCTTTCTACCAGTGGCGGCGCATTGATAGCCGGACTTCTATTCGGTTGGTTGCGCAGCAAGCATCCTACTTTCGGAGGTATCCCCGAACCCTCTTTATGGGTATTGAATAATGTAGGGCTGAATATGTTTATCGCAGTGGTCGGCATTGCTGCAGGCCCCAGTTTTATAGCCGGATTCAAGGAAGTCGGAGTCAGTCTGTTTATTGTCGGTGCACTGGCAACAGCCATCCCTCTTCTCGCAGGATTGCTGATGGCGAGATACCTGTTCAAGTTCCACCCTGCCCTTTCATTAGGATGCACGGCAGGAGCACGTACCACAACAGCCGCACTGGGAGCTATTCAGGATGCAGTGGAAAGTGACACACCTGCATTAGGATATACAGTGACGTATGCAGTCGGCAATACGCTACTGATTATCTGGGGAGTCATCATCGTGTTACTTATGTAA
- the aspD gene encoding aspartate 4-decarboxylase, with protein MEKKTNPAITKSYAKKMETISPFELKNKLIDMADESIKKIAHTMLNAGRGNPNWIATEPREAFFLLGQFGLCECRHAFSLEEGIAGIPQKAGIAARFEAFLKENEKAPGASLLKEGYNYMLMEHAADPDTLIHEWAESVIGDQYPVPDRILHFTELIVQDYLAQEMCDRRPPKGTFDLFATEGGTAAMCYLFDSLQENFLLNQGDAIALMIPVFTPYIEIPELRRYQFDVTEISADQMTPDGLHTWQYKDEDIDKLKDPRIKALFITNPSNPPSYALSKETTERIINIVKNDNPNLMIITDDVYGTFIPHFRSLMAELPHNTLCVYSFSKYFGATGWRTAVIALHEDNIYDKMITRLSEEQKSILNKRYSSLSLQPERMKFIDRMVADSRQIALNHTAGLSLPQQIQMSLFAIFSLLDKEDSYKTKMQEIIHRRLHALWDNTGFTLVEDPLRAGYYSEIDMLVWAKKFYGDDFVAYLQKTYNPLDVVFRLANETSLVLLNGGGFAGPKWSVRVSLANLNEADYVKIGQSIKRVLEEYAQTWKASK; from the coding sequence ATGGAAAAGAAAACAAATCCTGCCATCACGAAAAGTTATGCCAAGAAAATGGAAACAATCAGCCCGTTCGAGCTGAAAAACAAACTGATTGATATGGCAGATGAAAGCATCAAGAAAATAGCACATACCATGCTGAATGCGGGAAGAGGTAATCCGAACTGGATTGCTACAGAACCACGCGAAGCATTTTTTCTGTTGGGACAATTCGGACTTTGCGAATGTCGCCATGCGTTTTCACTGGAAGAAGGAATAGCAGGTATTCCGCAAAAGGCTGGAATAGCCGCACGTTTCGAGGCTTTCCTGAAGGAGAATGAAAAAGCTCCGGGAGCTAGTCTGCTGAAAGAGGGTTACAATTATATGTTGATGGAGCATGCTGCCGATCCGGATACGCTGATTCATGAATGGGCGGAATCGGTGATTGGCGACCAATATCCTGTGCCCGACCGTATTTTACATTTTACAGAGTTAATCGTACAGGATTATCTGGCACAAGAGATGTGTGACCGCCGTCCGCCGAAAGGAACTTTTGACCTTTTCGCCACCGAGGGAGGTACGGCAGCCATGTGTTATCTGTTCGATTCTTTGCAAGAGAATTTCCTGTTGAATCAGGGAGATGCCATTGCTTTGATGATTCCCGTGTTCACTCCTTATATAGAAATTCCGGAACTGCGACGCTATCAGTTCGACGTCACCGAAATTTCCGCCGACCAGATGACTCCTGACGGATTACATACCTGGCAGTATAAGGATGAAGATATAGACAAACTGAAAGATCCGCGAATCAAAGCGTTATTTATCACTAACCCGAGTAATCCGCCCAGTTACGCACTTAGCAAGGAGACTACCGAACGTATCATCAACATTGTGAAGAATGACAATCCGAACCTGATGATTATTACGGATGATGTGTATGGGACGTTTATTCCTCATTTCCGTTCATTGATGGCAGAATTGCCTCACAATACGCTTTGCGTTTATTCGTTCTCCAAATATTTCGGAGCTACAGGATGGAGAACCGCAGTGATTGCTTTACACGAAGACAACATCTACGACAAAATGATTACCCGTCTGTCGGAGGAGCAGAAATCAATATTGAACAAACGTTATTCCAGCCTTAGCCTGCAACCGGAAAGAATGAAATTTATCGACCGCATGGTGGCTGACAGCCGACAGATTGCACTGAATCATACCGCAGGACTTTCTCTGCCCCAACAAATACAGATGAGTTTGTTTGCCATCTTCTCGCTTCTGGATAAAGAAGACAGTTATAAAACCAAGATGCAGGAAATTATTCATCGCCGCCTGCATGCGTTGTGGGATAACACAGGGTTCACATTGGTGGAAGACCCGCTGCGCGCCGGATATTATTCGGAGATTGATATGCTGGTATGGGCGAAGAAATTCTACGGAGATGATTTCGTTGCTTATCTGCAAAAGACATACAATCCGTTGGATGTGGTTTTCCGCCTGGCAAACGAAACGTCACTCGTTCTGTTGAATGGCGGTGGCTTTGCCGGACCGAAATGGAGTGTGCGTGTGTCACTGGCTAATCTGAATGAAGCCGATTACGTAAAGATCGGACAAAGCATCAAGCGTGTTTTGGAAGAATATGCCCAAACATGGAAAGCATCAAAATAA
- a CDS encoding occludin → MKKLILFLSLILSVGFASAQSEIPSDSIRRAPSTNIKEFGGFLLDMGLMNVATPELPKFNLEMPNMTKDYNQLFRLNTDVTYSQGFTDSFSSSSFSGFSGFGYGWGLSSSPQFMQMGSFKLKNGMRINTYGDYDKDGWRVPNRSAMPWEKNNFRGAFELKSANGNFGIRIEVQQGRNAPY, encoded by the coding sequence ATGAAAAAACTGATTCTATTTCTTTCGCTGATATTATCAGTCGGTTTTGCATCCGCACAGTCGGAAATTCCTTCCGATAGTATTCGTCGTGCTCCATCCACCAATATTAAAGAGTTTGGTGGATTTCTGCTGGATATGGGATTAATGAATGTAGCGACTCCCGAACTTCCCAAGTTTAATTTAGAGATGCCTAATATGACGAAAGATTATAATCAGCTCTTTCGTTTAAATACAGATGTTACTTATTCGCAAGGATTCACTGATTCTTTTTCTTCGTCTTCTTTCTCCGGCTTTTCCGGCTTTGGATATGGTTGGGGATTGTCCTCTTCTCCACAGTTTATGCAGATGGGGTCTTTCAAACTGAAAAATGGAATGAGAATCAATACCTACGGAGATTATGACAAGGATGGCTGGCGGGTGCCTAACCGCAGTGCTATGCCTTGGGAAAAAAATAATTTCCGGGGAGCATTCGAACTGAAATCGGCAAATGGCAATTTCGGAATACGAATCGAAGTGCAACAAGGACGAAATGCACCTTATTAA
- a CDS encoding SDR family oxidoreductase yields the protein MKALFIGGTGTISTDVVALAQQRGWEITLLNRGSKKIPAGIHSIIADINEEEAVAKAIASEHYDVVAQFIGYTAEDVKRDIRLFQNKTRQYIFISSASAYQKPLADYRITESTPLANPYWQYSRNKIEAEEVLMAAYRTNGFPVTIVRPSHTYNGTKPPVSVHGDKGNWQILKRILDGKPVIIPGDGSSLWTLTHSKDFAKGYVGLMATPHAIGNAFHITTDESMTWNQIYQTIADALGKPLNALHVASDFLAKHNDHYDFRGELLGDKAATVVFDNSKIKRLVPDFICNTSMADGLRQAVHYMLSHPESQIPDPEFDSWCDRIANAISAADKAFELS from the coding sequence ATGAAAGCATTATTTATTGGAGGAACAGGTACGATCAGTACAGATGTAGTGGCATTGGCGCAACAAAGAGGGTGGGAGATTACTCTCCTTAATCGTGGTTCGAAAAAGATACCGGCGGGAATTCACAGTATCATTGCGGATATTAATGAGGAAGAAGCTGTGGCAAAAGCCATCGCGTCCGAACATTACGATGTGGTTGCACAGTTCATCGGCTATACGGCAGAAGACGTGAAGCGTGACATCCGCCTGTTCCAGAATAAAACGCGACAATATATCTTTATTAGCAGTGCCTCTGCCTACCAAAAGCCATTGGCCGATTACCGTATTACTGAAAGCACCCCTTTGGCCAATCCCTATTGGCAGTACTCCCGTAATAAGATAGAAGCGGAAGAAGTGCTGATGGCAGCCTATCGCACAAACGGTTTTCCCGTTACAATCGTCCGTCCCAGCCATACCTACAACGGAACAAAACCTCCCGTATCTGTACATGGAGATAAGGGAAACTGGCAGATCCTAAAACGAATCCTTGACGGCAAACCTGTTATTATCCCCGGCGATGGTTCTTCTTTGTGGACATTGACTCACTCTAAAGATTTTGCCAAAGGTTATGTAGGACTGATGGCGACCCCCCATGCTATTGGGAACGCTTTTCATATCACTACCGATGAAAGCATGACCTGGAATCAGATTTACCAAACCATTGCCGATGCGTTGGGCAAACCTCTGAACGCATTACACGTAGCATCCGATTTCCTTGCCAAGCATAACGATCATTATGATTTCAGAGGTGAACTGTTAGGAGATAAAGCAGCTACGGTAGTCTTTGATAACTCGAAGATAAAGCGGTTGGTTCCTGATTTTATATGCAATACTTCCATGGCAGACGGATTACGACAAGCTGTACACTATATGCTTTCCCATCCGGAATCACAAATACCTGATCCGGAATTTGATTCATGGTGTGATCGTATTGCCAACGCAATAAGTGCGGCAGATAAAGCCTTCGAGCTTTCCTAA
- a CDS encoding helix-turn-helix domain-containing protein: MDEITKIETVDQYDQLFGLETLHPLVNVIDFSKATRSVEYIRMNIGFYCLFLKDAKCGDLTYGRKNYDYQEGTVVCMAPGQVSGIDNRNRPAPRTKSIGVLFHPDLIRGTSLGQNIKNYTFFSYEVNEALHLSDQEREIVTDCIHKIRIELEHPIDKHSKQLIVRNIELLLDYCMRFYERQFITRNQANKDIIVKFEQLLDEYFQNQVAITEGLPSVKYFADKACLSPNYFGDLIKKETGKTAQEYIQCRIIELAKERILEGVQTVSQVAYELGFQYPQHFSRLFKKHVGCTPNEYKQRN; the protein is encoded by the coding sequence ATGGATGAAATAACAAAAATTGAAACCGTCGATCAGTATGACCAATTGTTTGGACTGGAAACATTGCACCCTTTGGTGAATGTAATCGACTTCTCAAAAGCCACCAGGTCAGTTGAATATATCCGTATGAATATCGGATTCTACTGCTTGTTCCTGAAGGATGCAAAATGTGGTGACCTCACTTATGGACGTAAGAATTACGATTATCAGGAAGGAACGGTTGTTTGTATGGCACCGGGACAAGTGAGCGGAATAGATAACCGCAACAGGCCTGCTCCCCGCACCAAGTCAATCGGCGTTTTGTTCCATCCCGATTTAATCCGCGGAACTTCATTAGGACAGAATATCAAGAACTATACTTTTTTCTCTTACGAGGTAAATGAAGCATTGCATCTTTCAGACCAGGAAAGAGAAATCGTAACTGATTGCATACATAAAATCAGGATCGAGCTGGAGCATCCTATCGACAAGCACAGCAAGCAACTCATCGTGCGTAACATCGAACTGCTGTTGGATTACTGTATGCGTTTCTACGAACGGCAGTTTATCACACGTAATCAGGCGAACAAAGATATTATCGTAAAATTCGAGCAATTGCTGGACGAATACTTCCAGAATCAGGTGGCAATAACAGAAGGACTGCCATCCGTGAAATATTTTGCAGACAAGGCATGTCTCTCTCCTAATTATTTCGGAGACCTGATAAAGAAGGAAACAGGAAAAACTGCACAGGAATATATCCAATGCCGGATTATCGAACTGGCAAAAGAAAGAATACTGGAAGGCGTTCAAACTGTCAGCCAGGTGGCTTATGAACTGGGATTTCAATATCCACAGCACTTCAGCCGATTGTTTAAAAAGCATGTAGGTTGCACCCCGAACGAATATAAACAAAGAAACTAA
- a CDS encoding helix-turn-helix domain-containing protein: MGDKVLKIGTVHQCNCCLGSKTLHPLVSVIDLSKADLSPHTDIKFDFYTILLSECKCEAYVYGHQYYDFSDGTLICLSPGESISIKEKNKRFPSKGWILAFHPDLICGTPLGLNIHNYTFFSYQPEEALHISLREKQIILEFMDRINQELERCIDRHSKKIVSKYIELLLDYCVRFYERQFITRNEVNKTIIKQFDKIINNHFETKLVPAVDVLSNEYCANVLHLSPEYFNDLLKHETGKSFKEYIEFKRFEIAKNWLLNTDKTVNQITQELGFQNPQYFSRLFKKVTGCSPNDFRVPN, from the coding sequence ATGGGAGATAAAGTACTCAAAATAGGAACCGTGCATCAATGCAATTGTTGCCTGGGGAGCAAAACACTACATCCGCTGGTGAGTGTCATTGATCTCTCAAAGGCTGACTTGTCGCCTCATACGGACATCAAGTTCGACTTTTATACGATTCTATTGAGTGAGTGTAAATGTGAGGCCTATGTGTATGGTCACCAGTATTATGATTTTTCAGACGGCACTTTGATCTGCCTGAGTCCCGGAGAATCTATCAGCATAAAAGAAAAGAATAAAAGATTTCCTTCCAAAGGATGGATATTGGCTTTTCATCCTGATCTGATCTGTGGCACTCCGCTCGGACTTAATATACATAACTATACTTTTTTCTCTTATCAGCCTGAGGAGGCACTGCATATATCATTGCGCGAGAAACAGATCATTCTGGAGTTTATGGACAGAATCAACCAGGAACTCGAACGTTGTATTGATCGCCACAGCAAAAAAATAGTTTCAAAGTATATAGAACTATTGCTGGATTACTGTGTACGTTTCTACGAACGCCAATTTATTACACGTAACGAAGTGAATAAAACGATTATCAAACAATTTGATAAAATCATAAATAACCATTTCGAAACGAAGCTGGTGCCGGCTGTCGATGTGCTTTCAAATGAATATTGTGCTAACGTGCTTCATTTATCTCCTGAATATTTCAACGACTTGCTGAAGCACGAAACGGGTAAATCGTTCAAAGAATACATTGAGTTCAAACGCTTCGAGATTGCTAAAAATTGGTTGCTGAATACTGATAAAACAGTTAATCAGATAACACAAGAACTGGGTTTTCAGAATCCGCAATATTTCAGCCGGCTATTCAAGAAAGTTACCGGTTGCTCTCCGAATGATTTCAGAGTACCTAACTAG
- a CDS encoding clostripain-related cysteine peptidase — protein sequence MEAMQQYYRLMKSILFVLFLSFGMISCEKEDPVSTSPNTRQTDNTDPTNPDPTDPVVRSDNEQTVFMYLPWSTDLTSFFYQNIADLKSIIGQNILKNERVLVFMCTTTTKATLYELSYEKGAAVQKALKNYNYPDPSYTTAEGITSILNDVQTYSPAKRYAMIIGCHGMGWIPVSKTQSRSSLQTVKKHWEYGNTPMTRLFGGRESKYQTDITTLAEGISSAGLKMEYILFDDCYMSTVEVAYDLKNVTSHLIASTSEIMAYGMPYDKIGQYLIGNIDYEKICDGFYSFYSNYVTPCGTISVTDCSEIDHLAAIMKEINQRYTFNEELISSLQSLDGYKPSIFFDCGDYVAKLCSDPDLLEQFNEQLKRTVPYKRNTEYYFTAISSYYGERKKINTFSGITISDPSTSAAASKKNETAWYVATH from the coding sequence ATGGAAGCAATGCAACAATATTATCGTCTGATGAAATCAATCCTCTTCGTATTATTTCTTTCTTTCGGCATGATTTCGTGCGAGAAAGAAGATCCGGTTTCTACATCTCCCAACACAAGGCAGACGGACAACACTGATCCGACAAATCCTGATCCTACCGACCCGGTGGTTCGTTCGGATAATGAACAAACTGTATTTATGTATCTGCCCTGGTCGACTGACCTGACTTCCTTTTTCTATCAAAATATTGCTGATCTGAAAAGTATTATCGGACAGAATATATTAAAAAACGAGCGGGTTCTCGTATTTATGTGTACAACAACCACTAAAGCCACTCTCTATGAGCTTTCCTACGAAAAAGGCGCAGCCGTACAGAAGGCTTTAAAAAACTACAATTATCCGGATCCCAGCTATACAACGGCCGAAGGTATCACTTCTATCCTGAATGATGTACAGACCTACTCTCCCGCCAAACGATATGCAATGATTATCGGATGCCACGGGATGGGATGGATCCCCGTATCAAAAACGCAATCACGCAGTAGTCTGCAAACAGTCAAAAAACATTGGGAATATGGGAATACACCTATGACACGTCTCTTCGGAGGCAGAGAATCCAAGTATCAGACGGATATTACTACACTTGCCGAAGGAATATCGAGCGCAGGATTGAAGATGGAGTATATCCTTTTCGACGACTGCTATATGTCGACAGTAGAGGTTGCTTATGACCTTAAAAACGTAACAAGTCACCTAATAGCATCCACTAGTGAAATTATGGCTTATGGTATGCCATACGACAAGATTGGCCAGTACTTAATCGGAAACATAGATTATGAAAAGATTTGTGATGGTTTCTATTCTTTTTATTCAAATTATGTCACTCCCTGCGGAACAATCAGTGTCACAGATTGCTCGGAAATAGATCATCTGGCGGCCATTATGAAAGAAATAAATCAGCGTTATACGTTTAACGAAGAATTAATTTCTTCTTTGCAAAGTTTAGACGGATATAAACCTTCCATATTCTTTGATTGTGGTGATTATGTTGCAAAGCTATGCTCCGATCCTGATTTATTGGAGCAATTCAACGAACAACTGAAACGCACAGTTCCATATAAAAGGAATACGGAGTATTATTTTACAGCAATATCCTCCTATTATGGAGAACGAAAAAAAATCAATACTTTCTCCGGTATCACTATTTCTGATCCAAGCACTAGTGCAGCTGCTTCGAAAAAGAACGAAACAGCGTGGTATGTTGCCACTCATTAA
- a CDS encoding RtcB family protein has translation MEKVIMGTRLPAKLWLNEVEDSCMSQIMDLTSLPFAFKHIAIMPDAHAGKGMPIGGVLATKGVIVPNAVGVDIGCGMCAIKTNRKAEDFSYTDLTSIMSKIRAAIPLGFDHHTKKQDQELLPQGFDLEEMPILKNQYEACLKQIGTLGGGNHFIEIQKDTKTSDVWVMIHSGSRNIGLKVANHYNKIAQYWNEKWYSEMVSGLAYLPMETQMAKDYFREMNYCVAFAFANRQLMMTRICEAIQAVKPETDFEPMINIAHNYAAWENHFDHDVIVHRKGATRAYEGEIGIIPGSMGTKSYIVEGLGNPESFKSCSHGAGRLMGRKDACRRLSLDEEKERMNQQGIIHGLRSQDELDEAPGAYKDIAQVIANERDLVKPLVELAPMAVIKG, from the coding sequence ATGGAAAAAGTAATTATGGGAACACGTTTGCCCGCTAAGCTTTGGTTGAATGAAGTAGAAGACTCTTGTATGTCGCAGATTATGGATTTGACTTCACTTCCTTTTGCGTTTAAACATATCGCCATCATGCCTGATGCCCATGCGGGAAAAGGAATGCCAATTGGCGGTGTGTTGGCTACGAAGGGTGTGATTGTTCCCAATGCTGTGGGAGTAGATATCGGTTGTGGAATGTGTGCGATTAAGACCAATCGAAAAGCGGAAGATTTTAGTTATACGGATTTGACTTCCATCATGTCGAAGATTCGTGCGGCCATTCCCTTGGGATTCGATCATCATACTAAAAAGCAAGATCAGGAGTTACTTCCACAAGGATTCGACCTTGAGGAGATGCCTATATTGAAGAATCAGTACGAGGCTTGTTTGAAGCAGATAGGAACCTTGGGAGGAGGAAACCACTTTATTGAGATTCAGAAAGATACCAAAACGTCTGATGTGTGGGTGATGATTCACTCCGGAAGCCGTAACATTGGTTTAAAGGTTGCCAATCACTATAATAAGATTGCGCAATATTGGAATGAGAAATGGTATTCTGAAATGGTATCGGGACTGGCTTACTTGCCAATGGAGACGCAGATGGCAAAGGATTATTTCCGTGAAATGAACTACTGTGTGGCCTTTGCCTTTGCCAACCGTCAGTTGATGATGACCCGTATCTGTGAAGCCATCCAGGCAGTGAAACCTGAAACGGACTTTGAGCCTATGATTAATATTGCCCACAACTATGCAGCCTGGGAGAATCATTTCGATCACGATGTGATTGTGCACCGAAAAGGAGCTACGCGTGCCTATGAAGGTGAGATTGGTATTATCCCCGGATCTATGGGTACTAAATCCTATATCGTTGAAGGACTGGGTAATCCGGAGAGCTTCAAAAGCTGTTCGCATGGCGCCGGCCGATTGATGGGAAGAAAGGATGCTTGTCGCCGTTTGTCACTGGATGAAGAGAAAGAGCGAATGAACCAGCAAGGAATCATTCACGGACTCCGTTCGCAGGACGAACTGGATGAAGCACCGGGAGCTTATAAAGATATTGCGCAAGTGATAGCGAATGAGCGGGATTTGGTGAAACCATTGGTGGAACTTGCTCCAATGGCAGTTATTAAAGGGTGA
- a CDS encoding LysO family transporter, with protein sequence MFSIISTMFLGIGIGYVLRNWSILQKTEKTISLTIFLLLFILGVSIGSNSLIVNNLGKFGWQAIVLAVSGVLGSLIAARLVLQLFFRKGGE encoded by the coding sequence ATGTTCTCTATTATATCTACTATGTTTTTAGGAATCGGCATCGGTTATGTATTGCGTAACTGGAGTATCTTGCAAAAGACAGAAAAGACAATTTCTCTTACAATATTCTTGTTGCTCTTCATTCTCGGTGTGTCTATCGGTTCTAATAGCCTGATTGTAAACAATCTCGGTAAATTCGGATGGCAGGCAATTGTTCTTGCCGTATCCGGTGTATTGGGAAGCCTGATTGCTGCCCGTCTGGTACTGCAATTGTTTTTTAGAAAAGGAGGCGAATAA
- a CDS encoding lysine exporter LysO family protein: MKGSLIVILFFCVGCVMGTFNKFQFDTHTVSMYILYALMLQVGISIGSNKNLKAIVSHLHPKMLLIPLGTIIGTLLFSALASLLLRQWSVFDCMAVGSGFAYYSLSSILITQFKEPSIGLQLATELGTIALLTNIFREMMALLGTPIIKKYFGKLAPISAAGVNSMDVLLPSISRYSGKEMIPIAILHGILIDISVPVFVSFFCNL, translated from the coding sequence ATGAAAGGAAGTTTGATCGTTATATTATTCTTTTGTGTAGGTTGTGTCATGGGAACTTTCAACAAGTTCCAGTTTGATACACACACAGTTTCGATGTATATACTTTATGCGTTAATGCTGCAAGTGGGAATCAGTATCGGTTCTAATAAGAACCTGAAGGCGATTGTGTCGCATTTGCACCCTAAAATGCTATTGATTCCGTTGGGAACGATTATCGGTACGTTGCTGTTTTCTGCTTTAGCAAGCCTGCTATTGCGCCAATGGAGCGTGTTCGACTGTATGGCAGTGGGAAGCGGATTCGCATACTATTCGCTCTCTTCTATCCTTATCACCCAGTTCAAAGAGCCTTCTATCGGGCTGCAACTGGCTACGGAATTAGGAACTATTGCACTACTGACTAATATTTTCCGTGAGATGATGGCACTCCTCGGTACTCCAATCATCAAGAAGTATTTCGGGAAACTGGCTCCTATTTCAGCGGCAGGAGTCAATTCGATGGATGTACTCCTGCCCTCCATCAGCAGATATTCGGGAAAAGAAATGATCCCCATCGCTATCTTACACGGTATTCTGATTGATATCAGTGTTCCTGTTTTCGTTTCTTTTTTCTGTAATCTATGA